TTATATACTTTGAGGTCGTTAATGGATTGAAATGTCAAATTGTGCATGTGCATAGCTATATTGCatcaactttatttatttattttcgatTAAAAATAATTCgacattttaataaaaaagttacAATCACATGAAAAAAATACAACTGATATTAATGGAACAAAAGCCTATTTTTAAACATGTTGtacattcatatatttaaatttcactTGCTTATGGAATTCCATAAATTTgcaacaaaattaatataaaaaatattaaaaaaatttaaggataaattGGTTCCATaagtttccttttaatttcaaaataaaatccttcaatttattttttcttaaactaATTTTAGCTCTCTCTGGCGCCCCAAACTAATCAGAAACTACATTTGGAGACAGGGCAGAGGGCATAGTGGTAATTTTGTGATTTAGGGCTCTCCTTATAAACGTCTCAAAAGCCATTTCATCACTCTCTGCTGCCTCTAGGGTTTCTACTTCGTATCAAACTCTGCGGCTTAGGCTTCTATCGGATCTTTGAAACCCTAACAATGGCGGAACAGGTATGGATTTGGTTTTTCGTTCTTCGTTTATTCCTATTCAATCAATGTCTAGTTGGCCTTTGCATTTTTGAAACTCTGTTCTGTTTGTATTGCAGACGGAGAAGGCTTTTCTGAAGCAGCCCAAGGTGTTCCTTAGGTAAGAAACTCACTGGAAATTGTATAATTTCTCATGGTAAAGCATGTTTAAGCGTTTTActttgcttttttctttttgctgtCTAATATTACTTCTCTAACTACTTTGAATCATTGTTTGCAGCTCGAAGAAATCGGGGAAAGGAAAGAGGCCAGGAAAAGGAGGAAATCGGTTTTGGAAGAGCATTGGTTTGGGGTTCAAAACTCCGAGAGATGCAATTGAAGGTCTTATTCTCTTCACTTTCAGATCCTTGCGTTAACTTTACTTATTCTGGAGTTTGTTCGTTCATAGAAACTGCTATGCTGAAGTTTTCCTGCCTTTTGTTCTGTCTATTTCTATGAATTGTTCCAGCAACTTATAATTGTAGCCGGGAATATGGTTCCTCTTTGCCCGCGTTTTATACAcagttttcattttaatttcacTGGTCATGAATCAGCAGTTCGCAAGCCGTCGGGCCTGTTATTTCACTGGTCATGGTTATCGGTTATTTGTTTCAGACTAGGGATTCGTGGGTGTATGTATAAGAAGGCAATTTCTGATAGGGGCCTTGAAAATGTCGAGTTATTTGTTACACGTTCTTAGATGATAACTAGATCTCCTTTTACTATTTGGCCGTATCATTACCCTTCAGCTTCTTTTTAGCTCCAAATATCGCACTCTCCCTTCAATTGAATCGCAAGTCAATGTTATCTGCTCAACttttaaattcaaaaccctgcatttatattattttatattctatGAAAGTTGAAACTATTTGGTTCTGCCTTTTGCATCATTTGATCTGGCCATTGGAGAAGTTTGATTTCTTTCATTCTATGTtactattcaaattcaacatATTCATGTAAATTTGGTGCTTTTATGTTGCAACTGCAGTTTAGTAATTGCTAGCCAGTGGAGGTTTATTTTGGACTTTTGTTCTCAGCATCCTCTCATCTTAGTTTTAGCCATGACCGAAGATTATTTCTGCTGCAGGAACCTATATTGATAAGAAGTGTCCATTCACTGGCACTGTTTCTATTAGGGGCCGTATACTTGCTGGTACCTGTCACAGTGCCAAGATGGTAAGAACCATCATTGTTAGACGTAATTATCTTCACTATGTGAAGAAATATCAAAGGTGAGAAACTAATGCCCAATTTTCCTTTGTTATATTTTATCGTTTATATGAGAATGCTGAGACATGGTTATTTCATTTTAGGTACGAAAAGAGACACTCTAACATTCCAGCACATATAGCTCCTTGCTTTAGAGTTAAAGAGGGAGACCATGTCATCATTGGCCAGTGCAGGTTTATACATATACTTCCTATTCCTCTGCTGCTTCTATACTCTTGcacctctatttttttttttccattttcttattGTAACTATTTGCAGGCCGTTGTCGAAGACTGTGAGGTTTAATGTATTGAAAGTGATTCCTGCTGGATCATCCACAGGTGGCAAGAAGGCTTTCACAGGGATTTAAATCCAGAATTTTCAGGTCCCATATTTGTTTATGTCAAGGGGGATGATATGTTAGCATGAGCTTTTCTTCAGCTAGATTATCTTTTCACTTTATTTATTAACCGAATATTTCATTATTGTGATACTATTGCAATTTTGATTCCCTAAGTTTTGCTTTATTCATCAGTATCAGTACCTCGTTGTTCTTGGTTTATCCAATCGTATTTTCTGCTTACAGTGATCATTAATGGTTTAAACTTACTAATCTCTCTCTCACccttctctttttatttttgttggtataaacaaaaataaaaaaagaagggaGAACCATAAATGGACTCTATGAGGCCCCTTGAAACACGGGGTTTAAGAGAAGGGAGCCCTGTGTTCATTCTCGTGTGTAGTGCCATACGATTCGAAACGTTCTGAACTTTTATCACTTGTTTTAAAGATACTCAACTATTTCCTAAGTGTTCAACGAACTCTTATTTTTAGTGTTTCCTCTGACCTCTTAAAATTGGGATATGAAGTGTGAGTTTGGCAGTGACATGAAATGGTGTGATGGTGTTTGTTCTCACCTTTCATTTCATGTCATTGACACTGCAAAGTCTTTGCTCAGTGCACTAACTGATctttttcaatattatttttgaAACCTTCATGCAAAGATAAGAGTAATGTTGCAGCTTTTTTGAACGAATGTCCATTTTTTACCTTGCCAAGTGCAATTGTAATTAGTATGTTTAAgtagaaaatatatctataaacaACTAACGCAGCTCCTGTTTGGGCATTTGCCATTCAAACCTTAGGTGATTCCTTTCCTGCTCTAACCCCGGTGTGTATGGTGAACATCTTTTAGTTGCTATGATCATGTTAACGATAAGTGAGGTTTTTGAGCAAAGTTATTAGGTACATGGGTGGGGGCTTAGAGCAACCTTTCTAGGAACATGGAGCAGGTAACATTTCCTTCATCACCCATGGTGAATAGGAATTGGAACGAACTTTTCACGGATTAAATTGTCACCCTACTTtacaatagaagaaaaaaattgtgcGACTCAGTGTTATATATTCTTATGTAAACAAGAAGCTTATAACTTATATCTTGAGAGAAAGATGTGATCAAATTTCAAAGCACAAAAGGAAAGGGGGCTGTTTTAGAGCTCAACATGGGTTGGTATATCATCTTTTGGGATGTGTTTCGTGTCTTATCGTCATTTTCTTTCTGTGTGTAtatcacatactcaatcatACTTGAtacatcatttattaaattgttCACCAACTTTAGTAATGATTGATTTGATTGTTGATTTTATTCCACTTGCATATTTTCACTATCCATTCAACCACTTCATTAATGATTTAACCAATTTATTATTTGgatttatttttcattcatGATGTAAACTTAATATTCCGAGGTTGGTCGcattttatcttaaaattttatttttataatatttgttGGGGTTGTTATCAATGTTCAACAAACCCTTCTCCCTTCACTTTTCCTATAACAACATTGGCCCTTCTCTATTGGTTGATAGCCTCTATTATCCAAGATTTATTTTGTTGGTGAGTTGTTAGTAACATAGATACTTCTCTATTCAAGTTAGCTCTCTTCCTACATTATAAGTATTTCTAGATTttctctaacttttttttttaattgttttgctATATATCTCAAACTAATATGAAATATTCAATTAGTTTGAGATTGgtgtgttactttttttttgtattcttctatattctattttagttgtatttttTGGTGTTATTAATTTTGGTGTGTTACTTATACAATGAATGTATTACACGGACTCTTTGACATTTTTTggtgttattaattttttaatttttttatgagtGTTTGCATtgtcttcatttatttttaatgtttacaTGCTTATTAATATTGAAGTTACCTAAGTTACCTTGCAAAAGTGtgagatttttattttgaaaaattgaacaacaaaaatatagcttaattaattaataaatataaatatattacttagacttaataatttattaattaatataatcattttaaattattttaatataaaatatcaatgtaatcatttttaattattttagtataaaattgaaCTGTATACCATATCTTGagatttgaaagtataaaaaaaatgcaatcaaCGTCTTATTCCAAATAGGATGGATATATTGTTCATACAGACAAATTAAACCAACTTTGCACACCCGAACTCAGACATAACAACTTTACACATCCAAACTTTTTAAACATTCTATATCATCTTAACGTCCTAAACAACCCCAATGTGATATATAATCGGAGCTCCTTGGATGATTCAATTTCAAATAAGTAATGCTCCCAAACAATAACTCTACTCTTTCTCAAGGCAGTTTTATAAAATATACCCATAAAACCATAccaatgaaaatttatttatctCTGTTCTCACTTGTACTCTTTTATAATGCCTATAGgaaaattgattattattattattattattatttttccttgGTTGAGATTGACGTGTGGGACAACATAAGAAATGCAATCATAATAAGAAACAATATAAAATTGGaagcatatattttaaaaatggaatTAAGAAGCATTTTGACAAAATGTTACTAAATTTAAATGGATCGATTTCCAATATAGTTAAATGAACACTTTCTTGTTggagatgttttttatttttacattcaACTTATGTAGAGTATTTGATTGTTGCTCACTACAAATAAAATTATCTGgagagtaaataaaaaaaaaggtgtgATTTTCATTTAATAGATAATTTCATTGCTAGAAAAAAGAGGTATTGTTCTGAAAATTTATAAATGCAATCCTTATACTTTTAACATAGTAGGTATCCAAAGTCCatgtattcttttatttttaaaagctttcCATCACATTAATAACTTAAGATGatacttctatttctttttttaaaaaaagagaaaaaaatgattaagctataaatttggtccctatagtttgaaaaaaaaaaaaaaaaaagatttagtccctatgatttaaaaattatattgtcCTTGACTATTTATGAAGGTTTTATCAAGTCACAagaactcaattttaattataaactatagagatcagattattatttttttcaaatattaaggACCAAATTTACACTTTaacctaaaaaagaaaagaaagaaaagaaagatgatgCTTCTATTTTATCTTCTTTGACATTGCCAATAATATTCTATTTCGTCTTCATCGACATTCCCATTAATATGCTTAGTTTTTGTGTGTTTCAATTTAACTTTTATAACATGAATACGTTACATAGATGATAGGGCagttatttaatgattttatgaATGGAAATTTAAGTTAAACATAATTGAATTGAAAACTATTATACGTAACTAAAACTTCAAATGATTGGGAAGTTGCTTGGCAATTCAAAGGGTTGAAAGAGAACTCAAACTTAACAAATTTCTTATGCaaaatttcatcattgattgatttTTGGATGatgagagagggaaaaaaaataaaaaaaaaaaaacttgtggtTTCGATAAAGTCGCCGTTTTCCTTGTTTGAATCCAATGATTCCATCCATTTATTTAACTCAACTTGTTTGATTTTATGCCTCATTGACTGACCTCGAtgactttgtattttatttatattcattGATCACCAACACTTTGATTTGATCAACTTATCCCTCTCCGtccaactttaaaaaaaaaaaaaaaaaaacattttgctCTGTCTCTCTCAAGTTCTAATAATTGAAACTATGTAGCTTATTTCCTTCAAATTTTCCAGTGatagaatatttatattaaaaaaaaatgtccgAAAATCTTTAAATTGTATTATTTTAACTTTAAACTATTTCATAAAAATTTTAACATTAAACTTTAGAAATGTTGTAATCTTAATCATCTAATAACTATTTACtccaaatattattaaaatagttttctttaatgcattaaatgaattataaaacacATGTTCAATatgaaattgatgaaaatttaaagagaaaaatattagaaCTAAATTTTTCTAGGTGAAATTTGTGAATTTTGGGAAAGTTATTTCATGGTTAATTTCTACCTTAAGTATGCTAAAACTTTATGCTTTAATCATGAGGGTTGCTATTTATTTGAGTTGAGTGGTTTGGTGGAGGAGATTGCCTTCTTGGCTAAGGCGCTCGAATAGTATATTTTTCATGATGTCTAAGATTGGCAAATGGGACGACCCATCATCTGGCTGGTACGATGATTTTTTGTGGTAATTTTGGGACTTCGATTGTgaatctctcttcttcttcctccgaAAAAGTGAGTGGGAAGTTTTGTTGAGTTATCTGATTGGTTCTCCTCATTGGACTTTGTCTTGTTTCCTTAATATTTcgctttctaaaaaaaaaaatctttatccTATTGAAACTAATAAGTTCATGAAGATGTGTATAAATTAGTGGActctttccattctttaaagTCAACTTTATCCTAGTTCACGAATTTAACTAGGAGTGTCCACAGATTGGGAtgagttgaagaactttttagaCCTAACCTAATtattcgggttgtaaattttttcaacccaaataacaaTTATTATGAATCAACTCAACTATGAGATATTTAGGTTGGGTTAATTTGGGTTACTCAAATCAtctgtttaaaattttgttataaaaagaagtaaaatgtaaatacataaaaatctaatttaattattttcatatagtGAATCAAGAttaacaattcaatttcaatttatatgatgaaaattttcttttcaaagtgctaagaaactttttttaagagttgttgaagaataaattattcaaaagataatgaaattaaataaaactaaaatcaatatatgtatagaCAATTGTATTATAgatgacaaaaaaatatattttacggttaataataagtttcggTAGGTTTGAGTTAATATTAAGTGAATCCATGAACTAACttaatccataaaattttcatttgtttgtACTAAATCAAACCCagatgagttgataacccaacccataTCTCAcgagttgaattgagttgattAGTTTTTTCGAATCATTGAATTTTTTGGACACTCATATTAGGAAAATGAAATAATTGAGAGAGGACTTTGGATAGGTCTCctcttataaatttgaaaatgtctAAGCTATGATACGACCTACACTACACTTGCGCCTCAAGCCAACTCCTATTTATTTTTGCCCTAAAACATTACtagtattttgaaaattattctaTTTCTATCCTACCCTCTCAAATTTACATTTACATATCTTCAAAATTTGCCTCATAATTTCAATAGAtcttcaaatattaaatatttaaatgagttaaattatcaaaatatccATGAATTCTAgatttagtttattatatttccctcgaacttataaaattttgaagtttgttttaaaataatatataaaattttgaagtttgttttaaaataatatatatagacTTTCTTAGTAAGCTCATAGAGATACAACTTTGTCTATGCTTATGTGAACAAATCTAAACATATACATGCAATAAGAAAAAGGCACATGCATAATTGTTGTTGTCTTTCTCCTTTCAATCTCAAAtctctaatattttattttgtgatttataattttCTTGCTAATGCCAACTCTCAAATTTACTTTTGATATGGGTTTAGATTTATTCACTTGAACCCACATGTAAGTTGCACAACCTATTTTGTTGAGGAATCTTTTTTTTCATCCAAATAATTTCATACTAAAGGTGATTTTCTTGTATAGTGAATaccttcaatttcaaaatttgaagtacAAATgaaactaaatatatatatatattaggcttagtttgttttgttttatttgtttgaatatatatatataaaataaaaacttaaaagaattgTTTAAGAAACAATTATGTGAAACAGATATTCCCAAGTCCAAATGTATTTggcaaaaagacaaaaaaaaagaaaaaaaaaaaaagaaaaaaaagaaaaaaaaagagaatgaaaATATAGACATGGCAAACTTTTCTGATTTTGTGTAAATGACATCATTCATTAATAAAAATTGTATATTGTCTATGCAGAGCTAACATTTAAAATCAGACTCAGACATGTAAATagtttcaaacaaaatttaaaatttgaatttgaaaatgttattttaatgatttttttattatgataGGAATTATTTATAGgggcataattttgaattaaattagcCATAATTACCTTAAATATAAAGAGTATGAAAATGTGTTTCCAAATAGGTTATTAAGCACGATTTCTTATTGAGTCATTGACCAAGCTAGGTCGAGAACGATTTAAATAATTGGAAAGATTTTCTTCTTAAattaattcttattttttttaattttaaaatgaattatgGGAAATATTTATGTAACCTGTgaacttttaataaatatttgagattttaagttgatgtttgaaacttttATTATATTCTTGTTAAATAAGCGGTGGAACTtccaattttgtgtctaataggatGTTtgatctaattattaatttttaaaattcacaaacctatctacaaaattgaaatttaggatgttgttaaacataaaattcaattttatatctaatataatatttatttatttttaaaagaacttGAAATGTCAAAGATTTTTTTGTAGTGAAATGTCAAAGACTTATTAAATAAGAATTCGAAAGCTTTTGAAgtttattagacattttttaagtttaatgatataaacaaagattataattgatattttttaaagggTAACTTAACCTTTTCTAAGTATCAAACTTAAATTACTTTTCATAttataaaaatgttaaattataaatttagtcttaACTTTTGAGTCATGTCAT
This genomic window from Benincasa hispida cultivar B227 chromosome 4, ASM972705v1, whole genome shotgun sequence contains:
- the LOC120075156 gene encoding 40S ribosomal protein S11 produces the protein MAEQTEKAFLKQPKVFLSSKKSGKGKRPGKGGNRFWKSIGLGFKTPRDAIEGTYIDKKCPFTGTVSIRGRILAGTCHSAKMVRTIIVRRNYLHYVKKYQRYEKRHSNIPAHIAPCFRVKEGDHVIIGQCRPLSKTVRFNVLKVIPAGSSTGGKKAFTGI